DNA sequence from the Phoenix dactylifera cultivar Barhee BC4 chromosome 13, palm_55x_up_171113_PBpolish2nd_filt_p, whole genome shotgun sequence genome:
ACCCTCTCTCCAGTGTTTCGTCAGGAAGATTCGCAACAGCCTGCATGGAACAAGTGACTCTTAGCACACATCAGGGACCAATTAATGCTCAAGGAATACTAATGTCATCAATAATTTTACatttcacccaaaaaaaaaaccaattctCCTGCAGATATAGAACCACATGTTTATGATTTCTTAATCTCTGTTAAGTTGCCATAACTCATTAACCTCACATCTCACTATATTTTTTAATGGAGATTTTGGAAGCAGTAACTTCTCCgaggtaatatttttatttcaagAGTGGTCAACCAGGAAGCCATGTGTGACCAAGAAAACAGGACTAAGTTCCAGGATTCACATATCTAGATGACATTATTTTCCCAGGAGGGAAAATCTTTCTGAAGTCACCAAGGAATACAACTAGACTGGAAATCATAAGGTACATATGGAGTTGCATTTGGTAAAACTGTAAGAGTGCAGCAAGAGATCCATTATTTTTCAAGATTAGGTGTTTGTGTAGGCTGATTACCACTAAAGTGGAATTTTTGGATGGAATCATTCAATTTCTTATGTTATTCTACTGTATGTGCAGCATTAGTATGTAACTCTCTCAGTTTTACAATGAAACCATGACAATGATAGTAGCAAATGAGGAAGAGTCTACATACTTAACTGGCAAATCATACTGTTTTAATTTCATTAGATGAGTCATCAAATGACAAAGGAAAGAATATTCATCATAGTAAGAGATACAATTGCTGATTTGCAGAGTCAAAAGCAAGGATTCAAATCCTGTGCAACAAGGTCCTCCTAGTTTTTTCATGGAACGGGATGTGCCACATCCAGGACGGTGGATGTTCTGTCCGGTCCCGGTCCTCATCCCGAATCAATCCTGTCTCAACACTCGGGATAGTGGGACCCCGCCGTCCCACCAGAACATAAATCCTCGATCTTAAGGATGAAATAGTATGGCATTTGCACATGCAGAGTCCCACCAATATGCAACATGTTAGATGAGATTACTTTGTTTAAGAATGTTAACTTACAGCTTTTCCTGCAGAGATATTTGAGATCTCTGTTTCTGGATTGTAGCTCGCACAGCCATAACCTGATAACTTCGCACTAAAATCTTTGTCGATTTGTATATTTGCAGTTGAGAACTCGTTGTACATGGCCTACAAAAGTAGAAGAAAGACAACATCAGAATTCTCAGATGAGTAAAATGCTAGTGAAACATAATTATTGGCACAGCTGCTACTCATAGCATCCTCACCTACAACAGACATGAAAAAGACTGTTGGTTCTCAGTTTTCTTTGAAAAGTCACAAGTCTTTTAGGTGCTCAAAGAGACGACAACTTATTATGAGAAAATAGATGACGACTCTGGACTATATCACCAAAGCTATCAACAACGTAAACAGAGATTTATAATTCGATTAAGCTTATGGACAAGAAAATATTTACCAAAGATTATTTACTGAAAAGAACCTGATATTATTCAAGCAACATAGAGAATTTATTTTCAGCATTTTGTTTTTAAGAGGAGATTAATAAACAAACTACCCGACAGCCACATTTTATATAGAGTTTCTCCAAGAGTACCAATAAATCATAGACAAAAAAACCAGTGCAACAAAGTGTTGATCTTCTAACATGTAAGACATCTTCACAAAAATATAAATTGAAATGGACcacattttttcaaaaaaattaagaCCTATGCAAAAAATAGCCATGACCCAGCATAGTTAAGCTCTATGTCTAGAAGCATTATAATCAGGCTGGTTAATTAAATGATAAATTATAACCAGGATGAAGTCCAAACACCTGGAAAGGCCCTTCTTCATGCAGAAATGCAAGACCTTGTGCAGCACAGAGAGCCACTTTCATCCTTGCACACCAGTCAATCAAAGGCCCATCAAATCTCGCATAAAGTAGTTGATCCAAGCTTCCATGATAGAGCCTCTCATAAACTAACATGCGCTCATCAGAGCCCTCACGTGCATAGAAACCAAGGATTCTACACAGTTGAGCATGTTGTAGTGATGCTAATCTGTTAGCTTCAGTCATGAATTCTTTTAACCCCTGCAAGTTATGAAAACATGTCAAACAACAAAAAAGAGCAAGAAAATACAGCTACCTTATTACATATCATCACGGAATTCATCGATGAAGGCAATAAAGCTGCTAAATCACATATGCTTACAATAGTTAAAACTTGTTCTCATGTACTTTCTAATCTTTTCCAAACTTATGAAATTTATAACATGTCAGAAAACAAGTAGATCATCACATGGGTGTCCAAATCTAGATAGCACTTCCATCTTGCAAAAACATGAATATTGTGTTTGAATGCAAGCAAAATACATAGATAATTTATTAAACTGGACATCGTGCAAATCAGTAATTTATTGGCAAGATAGATGCAGACATATCTGAACATGTAAGTGTAttagaaatataattaattcttaTTTGGGAGAAATGCAAATAAAAGGATAACAAGGAAAAACCAGGGTAAGGATGGGGTTGCCTAGGATTAATTGTGCAAGGCGTATGGGTCTCCCGCAGAAGCCTTTGTCAAGGGAAGAGACTGTATCTGCTCGGTACCGACTTAAGTCAGGAATAAGCTGCATCACACAGATGCAGCAATTGGACTGTTTACAGGTGGTTACATGGGCATCAAACGTGTGGCACGAAAAATGTTTCAATTTTCAAAAAGGTGAGAAActatcagaaaaaagaaaaagggctgATTGTTAAATTTAGCTCCTGGTGGTCAATTGTTTTCACGGTTAATTCTGCAATTCAATTTTCAAAAAGCGACAAACTGATTATCAGAAAAAAAGGCTGATTGTTGTATTTAGATCCTGGTGGTCAATGGTTTTGACAGTTAAGTCTGCAATTCAATTTTCAAAAAGCGAGAAACTGATTATCAGAAAAAAAGGGCTGATTGTTATATTTAGATCCTGGTGGTCAATGGTTTTCACCGTTAATTCTGCAACGATTTTCGGAAGCTAGATTCTATTTTGGTGGACTATATAAAGGCTTGACTTCATCCTGTTGGGGCAGAAATCAGTTCATGAATAGGTTTGACATACAGAGACATACTTAtgaccataattttttttttctttgatcaaagtctccatatatattgtccaaaagaaaaggaagattcAATCTCCAAAGAAGATATATTTCTTGCTTTTTTCCTAAAAATATCCTGTGGGCAACCACTGGTAGATTTCAGTATTGATTTTAAAAACAGCGAGATACAAACATTTGGTGTAGCAATCAAAAGTTAAATTGAATAAAGAGGAAAAAACACCTAAATGCCTAAACATGCGCAAGAACCAACAGCACACCTGactggaaggaaggaggcgacTGACTGTGGCTTCAAGTTTCCTGGAACTCGATGTATCATCTCCAAAGGTTGCTGTGTAGACTGTCGAGGAGATGCCTTCTGAAACACATCGATCGACCGAGAAATGAAGGCAAGCAGCTGAAATCTCTTCAAGCGAGAAGTTCCTCAGTCCCATTGCTAGTGGTGGCAGAGGCAGAGGGCCAGAAGTTAAGGTAAGGTTGCCGGCATTGCTTGACTTGCAACTTCCCAGGCTTTTCAGAACAGAAGAACCTTCTGCtgaaggaagagggagaggcagGGGATTTGCAGACCGCTGTTCCTTCGCCAGACAGCCATTGATCTTAGATTCTCCATGATCATCAAATTCCACTGCAACTCCTTCAGCCACATCTAGTCTAGAAGGCGCAGACAAAGCTCGGTGTCTACTACCGGTAACCCTGTTGACTGGATATATGGGTTTCGACCTCGTTCTGAAACTTGGAGGAGCAGACTGGAGAGAGAGTCCATGGGTTTCTGGCTCGGGAAGTGCGGTAGAAGTATACTCTTTGATAGTGTTAGGTCTCCGGTTGACAAATTGCTCgtgtttctttcccttcttacaTCTCAAGACAGGGAAGCAGCCCATCTTTCCTAGCACAGGCTTCTTCCGCCAACTACGTCATTCAGGTcctgaaagaagaaagagaaaaaaaacttCACCATTAGaagataaagcatatgaataagAGAAAAGCGAGAAGACATCAAAACAAACATAAAGAAATTTCGGATATTCTGAAGAACCAATTCAATCAAGTGGCTAATTTCCGGCTGTTAGATTATTGTTCATTTTCAGTATAAAGTTTCTACAAACTACAGCTACAACTGAGCAacaacctttttatttttttccaagcaAAAGAATCTATACATAGATTTTTCCTCTCATTTCAGCACCCTAAGTCCTACTATCTccgatcaaaaagaaaatttaactaCGCGACCGAAATAGCAAGATGCTTGCTGTTTCAAAAAGTGGTTTTGGAATTCAAAGTTGAAGATTTTGCGAAGAATTGTAATTTTACCAGATAAACTACACCTACAAATGAACAGGAAATTTCTTCTCATATGATAAGCTTCCAAAATTCCATAAAAGAAAACCAAGATGGTCATAAGAAAACGATTCAGAGTGAATAACAAATGATTCAAGACAACTACGACGAAGCCAAGCGAGTTATCGTCAGAA
Encoded proteins:
- the LOC103720401 gene encoding probable serine/threonine-protein kinase PBL1; the encoded protein is MGCFPVLRCKKGKKHEQFVNRRPNTIKEYTSTALPEPETHGLSLQSAPPSFRTRSKPIYPVNRVTGSRHRALSAPSRLDVAEGVAVEFDDHGESKINGCLAKEQRSANPLPLPLPSAEGSSVLKSLGSCKSSNAGNLTLTSGPLPLPPLAMGLRNFSLEEISAACLHFSVDRCVSEGISSTVYTATFGDDTSSSRKLEATVSRLLPSSQGLKEFMTEANRLASLQHAQLCRILGFYAREGSDERMLVYERLYHGSLDQLLYARFDGPLIDWCARMKVALCAAQGLAFLHEEGPFQAMYNEFSTANIQIDKDFSAKLSGYGCASYNPETEISNISAGKAAVANLPDETLERGLLTPKSNVWSFGIVLLELLTGRKNNDSRHMKEERNIVKWSRPYLADDCRLSLIMDPRLKGRFPPKAARAVADIALKCLQKDPSERPTMRTIVECLKNVQEMKYPCRFPLQEPAAVAGKQMLRSPSLNGIITPSPWLSFSPSPPSRTRSSDSPSRPSVTLPLPRSCSSSLSVEDASLHTLKKLPSLRRPGLEGF